In Moorena sp. SIOASIH, the following proteins share a genomic window:
- the mtnB gene encoding methylthioribulose 1-phosphate dehydratase, protein MVNHGSSIRNHHQLLSAIDPRPTLISAASHFYQLGWMVGTAGNLSAKQPDGSFWITASGCHKGQLGSKDFIPIATDGRVVEKPSPESRPSAETSIHQSIYSLFPDAKACYHIHTIESNLVSGFTKEDTLPLPPLEMLKGFGVREENPQVTVPVFVNHLDVSRISSEICDRFQAAPPSINLLLIRNHGITVWASSTERAQIYLELADYIFRYMVAARQIELNTTSIKN, encoded by the coding sequence ATGGTTAATCATGGCTCCTCAATCCGAAATCACCACCAATTACTATCAGCAATTGATCCAAGACCAACTTTAATCAGTGCTGCCAGCCACTTTTATCAATTAGGTTGGATGGTGGGCACAGCCGGTAACCTTTCTGCTAAACAGCCCGATGGCAGCTTCTGGATTACTGCGAGTGGATGCCATAAAGGGCAGCTAGGCAGCAAAGACTTTATTCCCATAGCCACTGATGGCAGGGTGGTAGAAAAACCATCACCTGAATCTCGTCCTTCAGCTGAAACAAGCATTCATCAAAGTATCTACTCTTTATTCCCAGATGCTAAAGCCTGTTATCATATTCACACCATTGAGTCGAATTTAGTTTCTGGCTTTACTAAAGAAGATACTCTGCCTTTGCCGCCGCTAGAAATGCTTAAGGGATTTGGAGTACGGGAGGAGAACCCCCAAGTCACGGTACCAGTATTCGTCAACCATCTGGATGTGTCTCGCATTAGTAGTGAGATATGCGATCGCTTTCAGGCTGCACCACCATCAATCAATCTCCTATTAATTCGGAACCACGGTATAACGGTTTGGGCGTCTTCCACCGAACGTGCCCAGATCTACTTGGAGTTAGCCGATTATATTTTTCGATATATGGTAGCTGCTCGACAAATTGAGCTTAACACCACTTCCATCAAGAATTAA
- a CDS encoding WecB/TagA/CpsF family glycosyltransferase → MVLAEQTTLLPQKKLITSPVTALPFDAQIKQILGWASGRKSKIVCVANVHMLMEAYWYPEKLGAVLANADLVTPDGMPLVWMLRQLGIHNQNRVAGPDILLALAQQAPSRRISVFFAGSTPRVLDNMRARLNREFPRLQIAGMEPLPFRPLTATEDRELIQKVNDSGAGLVLVSLGCPKQEYWMAQHKDKIQAVMIGLGGAFLVYAGIHRRAPRFAQRIGLEWLYRLVQEPSRLSNRYYSTIPPFIYLSLKQLFLESLLRKI, encoded by the coding sequence ATGGTGTTAGCTGAACAAACCACTCTATTACCACAAAAAAAGCTAATTACCTCTCCGGTAACTGCTTTACCCTTTGATGCACAAATCAAACAGATTTTGGGATGGGCTAGCGGACGCAAAAGTAAAATTGTCTGCGTCGCTAATGTCCATATGCTTATGGAAGCTTACTGGTATCCAGAGAAGTTGGGAGCTGTGCTAGCCAACGCAGACCTTGTGACGCCTGATGGCATGCCTTTAGTGTGGATGTTAAGGCAGCTGGGGATACATAACCAAAATCGTGTTGCAGGACCAGATATCCTTTTAGCTCTAGCTCAACAAGCTCCATCTCGTCGCATCAGTGTATTTTTCGCCGGTTCCACTCCCAGAGTTCTTGACAACATGCGAGCTAGGCTAAACCGGGAATTTCCTAGACTTCAAATCGCGGGCATGGAACCATTACCGTTTCGCCCTCTGACTGCTACTGAAGACCGTGAGCTGATTCAAAAGGTCAATGACAGTGGAGCCGGGTTGGTGCTAGTGTCTCTAGGGTGTCCTAAGCAGGAATACTGGATGGCTCAGCACAAGGATAAAATCCAAGCAGTTATGATTGGTTTGGGCGGGGCTTTCCTTGTCTATGCAGGAATTCATCGACGTGCACCCCGATTCGCCCAGCGAATTGGCTTGGAATGGTTGTATAGGCTAGTTCAAGAGCCAAGTAGACTTTCGAACCGCTACTACAGTACAATCCCACCTTTTATCTATTTGTCTTTAAAGCAACTGTTTTTAGAGAGTTTATTGAGAAAAATATGA
- a CDS encoding cupin domain-containing protein, translated as MAVLRLEDGTTYTELSDIAQELAPLKVQLNHWSVGDNPEIKTLLEQDTLSDIEKETVLKALDSYFEQLKETAGYQSRDLIVLYPDLPNLDALLSKFKDCHYHTDDEVRYIVSGEGVFGFVRPDGSQMELTVQPEEYINVPANTEHWFYLTPSRRVKAVRYFITTEGWVPEYTGTEIRMKPVVAV; from the coding sequence ATGGCGGTTTTGCGACTTGAAGATGGTACAACCTATACCGAGCTAAGTGATATTGCCCAAGAATTAGCGCCTCTGAAGGTTCAGCTAAATCACTGGTCTGTAGGGGACAACCCAGAAATTAAAACCCTTCTAGAGCAAGACACCCTTAGTGATATTGAAAAGGAGACAGTACTTAAAGCTTTAGATAGCTACTTTGAACAACTTAAGGAAACCGCTGGCTATCAATCCCGTGACTTAATCGTTCTTTACCCAGACTTACCTAATCTTGATGCCCTCCTTTCCAAATTTAAGGATTGTCACTACCATACTGATGATGAAGTGCGCTACATAGTTTCTGGAGAAGGGGTTTTTGGGTTTGTACGTCCTGATGGCAGCCAAATGGAGTTGACTGTGCAGCCTGAGGAGTACATTAATGTCCCAGCGAATACTGAACATTGGTTTTATCTGACACCATCACGACGGGTTAAAGCTGTGCGCTACTTTATCACTACTGAAGGCTGGGTTCCGGAGTACACGGGTACAGAAATTCGGATGAAGCCGGTAGTAGCTGTTTGA
- a CDS encoding reverse transcriptase domain-containing protein, with the protein MSNRYSELWKSQKWKKLRQNLFRLQRRIYKAVQAGDLRKVRSLQKLIMKSRSAQLLAVRQVTKLNQGKRTAGIDGRKSLNYRQRIELTEQLNQYGHNWIHSGLRAVPIPKKNGKIRMLKIPTIADRAWQCLVKYALEPAHEATFHARSYGFRTGRSAHDAQQYVFTNLNAAKKGSTKRVIELDIKKCFDRISHKSIMDRLLAPANLKKGIFRCLKAGINPEFHEQGTPQGGIVSPLLANIALDGIEKIHPSVRYADDMIIFLKPKDDARKILQKVEDFLKERGLEISQEKTKITKTTNGFDFLGWHMRVKKNGKFHCKPSADNHRKIREKIKTVVNSSNYGAKVKAKKLAPIVRGWRNYHKWCDMSNSRDSLWFLNYAANRKFRKEKKMNRHEAKELCKKAFPAVKTKLFGHKMVTGTKSPYDGDLVYWSKRNSALYDNHTSKAMTKQNHSCGYCGMKFIDEERVHLHHIDENHNNWKRDNLMAVHQSCHQQIHWSKSKDKPKG; encoded by the coding sequence ATGTCAAACAGATATAGCGAACTATGGAAAAGTCAAAAGTGGAAAAAACTCCGCCAAAACTTATTCCGCCTACAACGAAGAATATATAAAGCGGTTCAAGCTGGTGACTTGAGGAAAGTCAGGTCTCTACAGAAACTGATCATGAAATCCCGTTCAGCACAGCTATTGGCCGTCCGTCAAGTGACGAAACTAAATCAGGGAAAACGCACTGCTGGTATTGATGGAAGAAAAAGCCTCAATTACCGTCAGCGAATCGAATTAACGGAACAGCTAAACCAATATGGCCATAACTGGATACATAGCGGACTCAGAGCAGTACCAATCCCTAAAAAGAATGGGAAAATCAGAATGCTGAAAATCCCAACCATCGCTGACCGAGCATGGCAATGTCTAGTGAAATACGCCTTGGAACCTGCACACGAAGCTACCTTTCACGCTCGGAGTTACGGGTTTAGGACTGGACGCAGTGCGCATGATGCCCAACAATATGTATTCACCAACCTGAATGCAGCAAAGAAAGGCAGTACAAAAAGGGTAATCGAGCTAGATATCAAAAAGTGTTTTGACCGCATCTCCCATAAATCCATTATGGATAGGTTGTTAGCCCCAGCTAATCTGAAGAAGGGGATATTCAGATGTTTAAAAGCTGGCATCAATCCGGAATTCCATGAACAAGGAACGCCCCAGGGAGGAATAGTCAGCCCACTTTTAGCCAACATCGCACTTGACGGAATAGAAAAAATACACCCATCAGTCCGTTACGCGGACGACATGATAATTTTTCTAAAACCAAAAGATGATGCCAGGAAAATTCTACAAAAAGTAGAAGACTTCTTAAAGGAACGAGGTCTTGAAATCAGTCAAGAAAAGACCAAGATAACTAAAACGACAAACGGATTCGACTTCCTTGGCTGGCATATGCGGGTCAAGAAAAACGGAAAATTCCATTGTAAGCCCTCAGCGGACAATCATAGGAAAATACGTGAGAAGATTAAAACCGTAGTCAACAGCTCGAATTATGGTGCAAAAGTCAAAGCAAAGAAGTTAGCCCCCATTGTAAGAGGATGGCGAAACTATCACAAATGGTGTGATATGAGCAATTCTCGGGATAGCCTATGGTTCCTAAACTACGCGGCAAATAGAAAATTCCGAAAGGAAAAGAAAATGAACCGACATGAAGCTAAAGAACTATGTAAAAAAGCTTTCCCAGCAGTGAAAACAAAACTTTTTGGACATAAGATGGTCACAGGAACTAAGTCCCCCTATGACGGAGACCTAGTATATTGGAGCAAACGAAACAGTGCGCTATACGACAATCATACATCCAAGGCGATGACCAAACAAAACCATTCCTGTGGATACTGTGGAATGAAATTCATAGATGAGGAAAGAGTCCACCTCCACCACATCGATGAAAATCATAACAACTGGAAGAGAGACAACCTTATGGCTGTTCACCAAAGTTGCCACCAACAGATTCACTGGAGCAAGTCGAAAGACAAGCCGAAAGGTTGA
- a CDS encoding reverse transcriptase N-terminal domain-containing protein, translating to MSKRYSDLWKSQKWKQLRRNLFRLQKRVYKAVRDGDLRKARSLQKLILKSRSAQLLAVRQVTQLNQGKRTAGVDGKKSLTYKERFEVLKRLGDRAENWTHQGLREIPIPKKNGSTRMLKVPTIQDRVWQCLAKFALEPAHEATFSAFSYGFRTGRCAQDAQKLLFLNLKSDRNGINKRVIELDIKKCFDRISHSSIMDRLLAPAGLKLGIFRCLKAGINPEFYDEGRGTPQGGVVSPQKRQYCT from the coding sequence ATGTCAAAAAGATATAGTGACCTATGGAAAAGCCAAAAGTGGAAACAACTCCGCCGGAATCTTTTCCGCCTACAGAAGCGAGTGTACAAAGCGGTTCGAGATGGTGACCTGAGGAAAGCTAGGTCTCTACAAAAACTAATTCTGAAATCCCGCTCAGCACAACTGCTGGCAGTCCGTCAAGTGACTCAGCTTAATCAAGGAAAAAGAACAGCCGGAGTAGATGGGAAAAAATCCCTAACCTACAAAGAACGGTTCGAGGTACTTAAAAGACTAGGCGACCGTGCGGAAAACTGGACGCACCAAGGGTTGAGGGAAATCCCAATACCCAAGAAAAACGGGAGCACGAGAATGTTAAAGGTACCGACAATCCAAGATAGGGTATGGCAATGTTTAGCAAAATTCGCCCTTGAACCAGCCCACGAGGCAACGTTCAGTGCCTTCAGCTACGGGTTTAGGACAGGCAGATGTGCCCAAGACGCACAAAAGCTATTATTCCTAAATTTAAAATCAGATAGAAATGGCATAAATAAAAGGGTAATCGAGTTAGATATCAAGAAGTGCTTTGACCGCATCTCCCATAGCTCCATTATGGATAGATTGCTAGCACCTGCGGGTCTGAAACTGGGGATATTTAGATGTCTAAAAGCAGGCATCAATCCGGAATTCTATGATGAAGGAAGAGGCACACCCCAGGGAGGAGTAGTCAGCCCACAAAAGCGCCAATATTGCACTTGA
- the iscB gene encoding RNA-guided endonuclease IscB, producing MRVFVLDKNKQPLDPCHPARARELLKKGRAKVFKRYPFTIIMQDRDVENSVTHPHRIKIDPGSKTTGIAIVQKKTGRVTSALEVNHRGQNIKNSLESRRALRRGRRNRKTRYRKPRFLNRKRPGGWLAPSLMSRVFNIETWVRRLRKLCPITTISQELVRFDTQKMQNPEISGVEYQHGELFGFEVKEYLLAKWGYSCVYCGAENVPLEVEHITPKSIGGTNRVSNLTLACRPCNQKKGSDLIEKFLRKKPELLKKILALGKSPLKDAAAVNSTRWEVWRRLQLTGLPVETGSGGLTKFNRKTREIEKTHWTDAACVGKSTPQTLLLNGVKPLIVTAKGHGVRQRCRPNKYGFPKAHAPAAKFFKGFQTGDIVKADIKRGKYAGQYTGRIAIRHRPSFALSTPEKKIDVHPKYLQTIFKADGYEYAS from the coding sequence ATGCGAGTTTTCGTGCTAGATAAAAACAAACAACCATTAGATCCATGCCATCCAGCACGGGCTAGGGAGTTACTTAAAAAAGGGAGGGCTAAAGTCTTTAAGCGTTATCCATTTACTATAATCATGCAAGACAGGGATGTTGAGAATTCTGTTACTCATCCACACAGAATCAAGATAGACCCTGGATCTAAAACAACCGGGATTGCCATCGTTCAGAAAAAAACTGGACGGGTCACAAGCGCCTTGGAAGTTAATCACAGAGGACAGAATATCAAAAACTCTCTGGAATCCAGAAGAGCTTTAAGGCGAGGTAGGCGAAATAGAAAGACTCGTTACCGCAAACCTCGGTTTCTCAATCGAAAACGCCCAGGAGGGTGGCTGGCTCCATCGCTAATGAGTCGAGTATTTAATATTGAGACTTGGGTAAGACGGCTAAGGAAGCTGTGCCCAATAACCACCATATCTCAAGAATTAGTCCGGTTTGATACTCAAAAAATGCAAAATCCCGAAATATCGGGTGTAGAGTATCAACACGGTGAACTGTTTGGGTTTGAGGTGAAAGAATATCTGCTTGCCAAGTGGGGTTATAGCTGTGTTTACTGTGGAGCAGAGAACGTCCCCTTGGAGGTTGAACACATTACTCCAAAATCTATTGGAGGGACTAATAGAGTCAGCAACCTAACCTTGGCTTGCCGACCTTGTAATCAAAAGAAAGGTAGCGATCTGATTGAGAAATTTTTACGTAAAAAGCCGGAACTTCTAAAAAAAATACTGGCATTGGGTAAATCCCCCTTGAAAGATGCAGCAGCAGTTAACTCAACTCGTTGGGAAGTATGGAGGAGGCTGCAACTGACTGGATTACCTGTTGAAACAGGTTCTGGTGGTCTGACTAAGTTCAATCGTAAAACCAGAGAGATTGAGAAAACCCATTGGACTGATGCTGCTTGTGTAGGTAAATCCACTCCTCAGACATTACTACTAAATGGAGTGAAACCGCTAATAGTTACAGCTAAAGGTCACGGGGTGCGCCAAAGATGTCGTCCAAATAAATATGGCTTTCCAAAAGCTCATGCGCCTGCCGCTAAGTTTTTCAAAGGTTTCCAAACGGGCGATATTGTCAAAGCTGATATCAAAAGAGGGAAGTATGCCGGTCAATACACAGGACGAATAGCAATTCGCCATCGTCCTAGTTTTGCACTCTCTACTCCAGAAAAGAAAATTGATGTACATCCAAAGTATTTACAAACAATTTTCAAAGCTGACGGCTATGAATACGCGAGTTAA
- a CDS encoding RuBisCO large subunit C-terminal-like domain-containing protein: MSIEVDYRFPTGVDVEKQAKVIAVGQTAGTWNARFAHLDNVFRSHLGTVVQGVINPDGSGLATIRFPEANVENDIPTLLTMIFGKYSMAGPAKVMAVRLPEHYGRHPKFGITGIRERLGVVDRPLIMAIFKPALGLSAEDHGAILQEVAGAGLDIIKDDEILGDLEIAPTLKRLEVCRKVLDEIKQQTGRTILYAINVTGSADKLLDKAHTLVKEGANALLLNVLTYGFSVLEALAADPEINVPIFAHPALAGALCGAPNHGMAYSVVLGTLMAHCGADAVLYPAHYGNLPFDPEEEKPIRDSLRSRNVFPVPSAGIHAGIVPKVVGDYGQEVILNAGTGIMDHPDGPAAGVKAFFNAIHS; this comes from the coding sequence ATGTCCATTGAAGTTGACTACCGCTTTCCGACCGGTGTTGATGTGGAAAAACAAGCGAAAGTGATTGCTGTTGGGCAAACCGCAGGCACCTGGAATGCTCGTTTTGCCCATCTCGACAATGTGTTTCGCTCCCATCTTGGTACTGTTGTTCAAGGTGTCATTAACCCTGATGGTTCTGGTTTGGCTACCATCCGTTTTCCCGAAGCTAATGTGGAAAACGATATCCCTACTCTACTAACCATGATTTTTGGCAAATACTCCATGGCAGGACCAGCTAAAGTCATGGCAGTGCGCTTGCCAGAACACTACGGTAGGCATCCCAAATTCGGAATTACTGGGATTCGGGAAAGACTAGGAGTAGTTGACCGTCCCCTGATTATGGCAATTTTTAAGCCAGCGTTGGGACTCTCAGCGGAAGACCATGGAGCGATTTTACAAGAGGTTGCTGGCGCTGGACTTGACATTATTAAAGATGATGAGATTCTGGGGGATTTGGAGATAGCACCAACCCTGAAACGTCTAGAAGTCTGCCGTAAGGTACTCGATGAAATAAAACAGCAAACTGGGCGCACTATACTCTATGCCATTAATGTAACTGGTTCGGCTGACAAATTGCTTGATAAAGCTCATACCTTGGTTAAAGAAGGGGCAAATGCCCTGCTGCTGAATGTCTTGACCTACGGTTTCTCTGTCCTAGAAGCCTTAGCTGCTGATCCAGAGATTAATGTGCCAATTTTTGCCCATCCCGCCTTAGCAGGAGCGCTATGTGGAGCCCCAAACCACGGGATGGCATACTCAGTGGTTTTGGGAACCCTGATGGCTCATTGTGGAGCAGATGCGGTGCTATATCCCGCCCATTATGGTAATTTACCCTTTGACCCAGAGGAGGAAAAGCCAATTCGAGATAGTTTGCGATCGCGCAATGTATTTCCTGTCCCCTCCGCTGGCATTCATGCCGGGATTGTGCCTAAGGTTGTAGGAGATTACGGACAAGAGGTCATTCTTAATGCTGGCACTGGCATTATGGATCATCCCGATGGTCCTGCTGCTGGCGTTAAAGCATTTTTTAACGCTATACATTCATGA
- a CDS encoding haloacid dehalogenase-like hydrolase — MRPGLEQLLDFLDTQNVPFIVVSGGLRCMVETVLSQGSTGKKPLLEPVAAIYAVDVETTGDFLKVTSEFEGNTELVSKVQVMAQHPAQEQIAIGDSVTDLNMSLRAPVVFARDRLSKYLDERQKPYIPWDDFFDVQQKLSQRWNSQQLTAKSCETIAGACESS; from the coding sequence ATTCGGCCTGGTTTAGAGCAATTGTTAGACTTTCTTGATACTCAGAATGTCCCTTTTATTGTCGTTTCCGGTGGTTTGCGCTGCATGGTCGAAACGGTTCTGAGTCAGGGAAGCACGGGGAAAAAACCTTTACTTGAGCCGGTAGCAGCTATTTATGCTGTTGATGTGGAAACGACCGGGGATTTTCTCAAGGTAACCTCTGAGTTTGAAGGAAATACAGAACTTGTGTCTAAAGTGCAAGTGATGGCACAACACCCGGCTCAAGAGCAGATCGCCATTGGGGATTCGGTAACGGACTTGAATATGAGCCTGAGAGCCCCCGTAGTATTCGCCCGCGATCGCCTCAGCAAATACCTGGACGAGCGCCAAAAGCCCTACATTCCGTGGGATGATTTTTTTGATGTACAACAAAAGCTATCCCAGCGGTGGAACAGTCAACAACTCACCGCTAAGTCTTGTGAGACTATAGCGGGAGCTTGTGAAAGCTCATAG
- a CDS encoding calcium/sodium antiporter codes for MNIITLILFIAGFVLLVVGAEILVKGASQLALVAGVSPLVIGLTIVAYCTSAPELAVVLQSSYEGQADIALGNIVGSNIANILLILGISATMLPLVVSRQLVRLDVPLMIGISFLLLFMSLDGQLGRFDGSILLAGAIAYTLFTIIQSRKENQEIPGQDTPQTKSRQSRTSLKKIVTQLGLIVFGLGMLVLGSQWLIDGAIALAKIFGWSELIIGLTIIAVGTSLPEIATSIIASVRGQRDLAVGNAIGSNIFNILLVLGMCSLIVPDGIKVSTPALNFDIPVMIAVAVACLPIFFTGYQISRWEGFLFLSYYGAYTLYLFLNATQHQALSQFSTIMMTFVVPLTIVTLVILVMGSIRTTIKSG; via the coding sequence ATGAACATAATCACTCTCATTTTATTTATTGCTGGCTTTGTACTTTTAGTTGTTGGGGCGGAAATCTTGGTCAAGGGCGCATCACAGTTGGCGTTGGTAGCAGGTGTCTCCCCCTTAGTGATCGGGCTGACTATAGTCGCTTACTGCACCAGTGCCCCAGAATTAGCCGTAGTATTGCAGTCGAGTTATGAAGGACAAGCGGATATTGCCCTTGGTAACATCGTTGGCAGCAACATTGCCAATATTTTGCTAATCTTAGGCATATCGGCAACTATGTTACCCTTGGTTGTATCCCGGCAGTTGGTGCGATTAGATGTACCATTGATGATTGGCATATCATTCCTACTCTTGTTTATGAGCTTGGATGGCCAACTGGGTAGATTTGATGGGAGCATTCTGTTGGCTGGCGCGATCGCATATACTTTATTTACCATTATTCAGAGTCGCAAAGAAAATCAGGAAATCCCAGGCCAGGATACCCCTCAAACCAAATCTCGCCAGTCTCGTACTAGCCTTAAAAAGATAGTTACTCAGTTAGGGCTGATTGTTTTCGGCTTAGGAATGTTAGTACTAGGTTCCCAGTGGTTGATTGATGGAGCTATTGCTCTGGCCAAGATCTTTGGCTGGAGCGAGTTGATTATTGGCTTAACCATTATCGCTGTTGGCACCTCTCTTCCAGAAATTGCCACCTCCATTATTGCCAGTGTCCGTGGTCAGCGAGATCTTGCCGTAGGTAACGCTATTGGCAGCAATATTTTTAATATCCTGTTGGTGCTGGGGATGTGTAGCTTGATTGTGCCTGATGGTATAAAGGTGTCAACTCCTGCCCTAAACTTCGATATTCCAGTAATGATTGCAGTGGCGGTGGCTTGTCTACCAATTTTCTTTACTGGCTATCAAATTTCCAGGTGGGAGGGATTTCTCTTTTTAAGCTATTACGGTGCCTATACCTTGTATTTGTTCCTAAACGCCACACAACACCAAGCTTTATCACAGTTTAGTACTATCATGATGACATTTGTCGTACCTCTAACGATAGTTACCCTAGTGATTTTGGTGATGGGCAGTATACGGACTACCATCAAGTCTGGTTAA
- a CDS encoding reverse transcriptase domain-containing protein yields the protein MRYADDLVIILKPKDNAEKVLEKVKNFLTQRGLEVNQEKTKLTKTTDGFDFLGWKFRVQKNGKFRCIPSVENHRNIRKKIKAVVNSSNYGAEVKAQKLAPIVRGWRNYHKSCDMSSSRDSLWFMNKTANRKFRKEKKMNRRKAKELCKKGFPAVGYKQNQHVNVKGTKSPYDGDLVYWSMRNSGLYDGATAKALDRQNHSCGHCGHKFLSNEYVHLHHIDGNHDNWKHKNLMAVHQSCHQMIHWSKPKGKPIG from the coding sequence ATTAGATATGCGGACGACCTGGTGATTATACTCAAGCCAAAAGATAACGCTGAAAAGGTTTTAGAAAAAGTGAAAAACTTCTTAACTCAACGTGGATTAGAAGTAAATCAAGAAAAGACCAAGTTAACCAAAACGACAGACGGATTTGACTTCCTGGGTTGGAAGTTTCGAGTCCAGAAAAACGGAAAATTCCGGTGCATTCCCTCTGTGGAAAACCACCGGAATATCCGAAAGAAGATTAAAGCCGTGGTGAATAGCTCGAATTATGGTGCCGAAGTAAAAGCTCAAAAATTAGCCCCAATCGTACGTGGATGGAGGAACTACCATAAAAGCTGCGACATGAGCAGTTCCCGAGATAGTTTATGGTTCATGAATAAAACCGCAAACCGTAAATTCCGCAAGGAAAAGAAAATGAACCGGCGTAAAGCCAAGGAACTATGCAAGAAAGGCTTTCCAGCAGTTGGGTACAAACAAAATCAACACGTGAACGTCAAAGGAACTAAGTCCCCGTATGACGGAGACCTAGTCTACTGGAGTATGCGGAACTCCGGACTATACGATGGTGCTACCGCCAAAGCTTTGGATAGGCAAAACCATTCCTGTGGACATTGTGGACACAAGTTCTTAAGCAACGAATATGTACATCTTCATCACATCGATGGAAACCACGACAATTGGAAGCATAAGAACCTAATGGCAGTACACCAAAGCTGTCACCAGATGATTCATTGGAGCAAGCCGAAAGGCAAGCCTATTGGTTGA